In Ilumatobacter fluminis, the following proteins share a genomic window:
- a CDS encoding cupin domain-containing protein yields MRPFIEFLQSQALPWSDGLYGGGRGTVKSKILSIDEASGASSVLIEYPAGWTVDEPHHLDVDEELFVLGGDLTIGATTYTEKCYAHLPAHHARTSASSKHGAVVMTFFSGEPGVRSGTPASDACDTTRLVEFVDGFADEWGANFHPKFPPGAGRKFLRRDPHDGEETWLLGTMPLRSGRRPERHPVVEEMYLLSGELVSPLGTMQPGAYFWRPPEEWHGPFGSKTGNLFLFRTKGGPLSTEYTEHEVDFTWSPEHKPILPPELQPYGQPAPGCGCW; encoded by the coding sequence ATGAGACCGTTCATCGAGTTCCTGCAGTCACAGGCACTGCCCTGGTCCGACGGGTTGTACGGAGGTGGGCGCGGAACGGTGAAGTCGAAGATCCTCAGCATCGACGAAGCGTCCGGTGCGTCGAGCGTGCTCATCGAGTATCCCGCCGGCTGGACGGTCGACGAACCTCACCACCTCGACGTCGACGAAGAACTGTTCGTCCTCGGTGGCGACCTGACCATCGGCGCGACCACCTACACCGAGAAGTGCTACGCCCACCTCCCGGCACATCACGCGCGCACCTCCGCATCGAGCAAGCACGGTGCCGTGGTGATGACGTTCTTCTCGGGCGAACCCGGTGTTCGCAGCGGCACGCCCGCGTCCGACGCCTGTGACACCACCCGTCTGGTCGAGTTCGTCGACGGCTTCGCCGACGAATGGGGTGCGAACTTCCACCCGAAGTTCCCGCCCGGCGCCGGCCGCAAGTTCCTGCGGCGCGACCCGCACGACGGCGAGGAGACCTGGCTGCTGGGCACGATGCCGCTGCGCTCGGGCCGTCGGCCCGAACGCCACCCGGTCGTGGAGGAGATGTACCTCCTGTCCGGCGAACTCGTCAGCCCGCTCGGCACGATGCAGCCGGGCGCCTACTTCTGGCGTCCGCCCGAGGAATGGCACGGCCCGTTCGGCTCGAAGACCGGCAACCTGTTCCTGTTCCGTACCAAGGGCGGGCCGCTCTCGACGGAGTACACCGAGCACGAGGTCGACTTCACCTGGTCGCCCGAGCACAAGCCGATCCTCCCGCCGGAGCTCCAGCCCTACGGCCAGCCCGCCCCCGGGTGTGGTTGCTGGTGA
- a CDS encoding ABC transporter ATP-binding protein, protein MSDPTTPAPTSDPVLAADDLTVTFPVGRRQLTAVDSVSLSVSRGETLALVGESGSGKTTTALAMIRAIPVDSGTVVFDGADITNHTERQLKAVRRRLQIVLQDPYASLDPRMTVGKIVAEPLKAHRLGTRQEIADTVAATLEQVGLPADAASRYPGQFSGGQRQRISIARALVLRPSVIVADEPVSALDVSIQAQIIGLLADLQAAENLAYLVIAHDLALVHHIADRVAVMYLGRIVEEGPVDAVVGDPQHPYTAALLSATPTTSADRRERIVLGGEPPSPISKPTGCAFHPRCPAAVERCRVENPALTNTDAGSHRVACFFPGSVASGLTIGTSGGRP, encoded by the coding sequence ATGAGTGACCCGACCACTCCCGCTCCCACGTCCGACCCGGTACTGGCCGCCGACGATCTCACGGTCACGTTCCCGGTCGGGCGACGCCAGTTGACTGCGGTCGACAGCGTGTCGCTCTCGGTCAGTCGCGGCGAGACGCTGGCGCTGGTCGGAGAATCCGGCTCCGGCAAGACGACGACGGCGCTCGCCATGATCAGGGCGATCCCGGTCGACTCCGGCACCGTCGTGTTCGACGGTGCCGACATCACGAACCACACCGAGCGACAGCTGAAGGCGGTTCGTCGCCGGCTGCAGATCGTCCTCCAAGACCCGTACGCCAGTCTCGATCCCCGAATGACGGTCGGCAAGATCGTCGCCGAACCCCTCAAGGCGCACCGTCTCGGGACCCGGCAGGAGATCGCCGACACCGTGGCTGCGACCCTCGAACAGGTCGGGCTCCCCGCCGATGCTGCGTCTCGGTACCCCGGCCAGTTCTCCGGTGGCCAGCGTCAACGGATCTCGATCGCCCGGGCGCTCGTGTTGCGCCCCAGTGTGATCGTCGCCGACGAACCCGTCTCGGCGCTCGACGTGTCGATCCAGGCGCAGATCATCGGGTTGCTCGCCGATCTCCAGGCTGCCGAGAACCTCGCCTACCTGGTGATCGCGCACGACCTCGCACTCGTGCACCACATCGCCGATCGCGTCGCCGTCATGTATCTCGGGCGCATCGTCGAGGAGGGACCGGTCGACGCGGTCGTCGGCGATCCACAGCACCCGTACACCGCTGCGCTGTTGTCGGCGACGCCGACGACGTCGGCCGACCGTCGCGAGCGGATCGTGTTGGGCGGTGAGCCGCCGTCGCCGATCTCGAAGCCGACGGGCTGCGCATTCCACCCCCGATGCCCTGCCGCCGTCGAGCGATGCCGCGTCGAGAACCCGGCACTCACGAACACCGACGCCGGGTCGCACCGGGTCGCGTGCTTCTTCCCCGGCTCGGTCGCATCGGGCCTCACGATCGGCACGTCAGGAGGCCGACCATGA
- a CDS encoding ABC transporter ATP-binding protein yields MTTDDRPLLSVDDLTVVHGADRPEPVELVRGVSLTARRGEAIGIVGESGSGKSLTVLSLIGLLAPALQARGSAKLDGLELIGCPEKQFSDLRGERVSMVFQDPMTGLNPVRKIGSLLGEAVRRHQRVNRREARQQAIDMLARVGIPSPGERVDAYPHELSGGQRQRVMIALALLNDPDLILADEPTTALDTTIQAQIMSLLREQTHDAALILITHDLGVAAELCDRISVMYAGKIVEEGPTREVLDGARHPYTVALLAAAPNFDRSRTLAAIPGTPPSPFARPAGCAFAPRCPNAMDRCLTDEPPLVDSADGGTRLACWNPHE; encoded by the coding sequence ATGACCACCGATGATCGCCCCTTGCTGTCCGTCGACGACCTGACCGTCGTGCACGGTGCCGACCGGCCCGAACCGGTCGAACTGGTCCGCGGGGTGTCGCTGACCGCACGCCGTGGCGAGGCGATCGGCATCGTCGGCGAGTCCGGCTCCGGCAAGTCGCTGACCGTGCTCAGCCTCATCGGCCTGCTCGCTCCGGCACTCCAGGCGAGGGGTTCGGCGAAACTCGACGGTCTCGAACTCATCGGGTGCCCCGAGAAACAGTTCTCCGACCTGCGCGGCGAGCGGGTCTCGATGGTGTTCCAGGACCCGATGACCGGCCTCAACCCGGTCCGCAAGATCGGGTCGTTGCTGGGCGAAGCCGTCCGACGCCATCAACGGGTCAACCGGCGCGAAGCGCGACAGCAGGCGATCGACATGCTGGCGCGCGTCGGCATCCCGAGCCCGGGCGAGCGAGTCGACGCCTACCCGCACGAGCTGTCGGGCGGACAACGGCAGCGCGTCATGATCGCGCTGGCGTTGCTGAACGACCCCGACCTGATCCTGGCCGACGAACCGACGACGGCGCTCGACACCACGATCCAGGCTCAGATCATGTCGCTCCTGCGCGAACAGACCCACGACGCGGCACTGATCTTGATCACCCACGACCTCGGCGTCGCCGCCGAACTGTGCGACCGGATCTCGGTGATGTACGCCGGCAAGATCGTCGAGGAGGGCCCGACACGAGAGGTGCTCGACGGAGCCCGTCACCCGTACACGGTGGCGCTCCTCGCCGCTGCGCCGAACTTCGATCGCAGCCGGACCCTGGCGGCGATTCCGGGCACACCACCGTCCCCGTTCGCACGACCCGCCGGGTGCGCGTTCGCGCCGCGTTGCCCGAATGCCATGGACCGTTGCCTCACCGACGAGCCGCCGCTCGTCGACTCGGCCGACGGCGGCACACGACTCGCCTGCTGGAACCCTCATGAGTGA
- a CDS encoding ABC transporter permease → MSRRRSSNRPARLTFGVVLATAMVLTTVAALTIFDVTPVPTDPAERLQPVGTPGAMLGTDQLGRNLFDWTIAGFAWSGTVAATSATIVTFIGLCIGVIAGSARGVVQAFAARAIDTMLSLPNLVVAVAIMAAVGRGFWQLSVTLGLVSWPVLARVVYAETRGLMSRDYVNAARLLGVSRVRILFTHVIPGLRNTLMVMWAFMFADLLVAESALSFLGIGAPLGEPSLGNILADGRQYLLVAPRMVLVPATAIVLAVTAANMIGDGMAERSRRQTTRVER, encoded by the coding sequence ATGAGCCGTCGTCGCTCGTCGAACCGCCCCGCACGCCTGACGTTCGGTGTCGTCCTCGCCACCGCGATGGTGCTGACTACCGTCGCCGCTCTTACGATCTTCGATGTCACCCCGGTGCCGACCGACCCGGCCGAACGCCTGCAACCCGTCGGGACGCCCGGCGCGATGCTCGGCACCGACCAGCTGGGTCGGAACCTGTTCGACTGGACGATCGCCGGCTTCGCCTGGTCGGGCACCGTCGCCGCCACCTCCGCGACGATCGTTACCTTCATCGGCCTGTGCATCGGCGTGATCGCCGGTTCGGCCCGCGGCGTCGTGCAGGCCTTCGCAGCCCGCGCCATCGACACGATGCTGTCGCTGCCCAACCTCGTCGTCGCCGTGGCGATCATGGCAGCCGTCGGTCGGGGCTTCTGGCAGTTGTCGGTCACCCTGGGCCTGGTCTCGTGGCCGGTCCTGGCGCGTGTCGTCTACGCGGAGACTCGCGGTCTGATGTCGCGCGACTACGTGAACGCGGCCCGCCTGCTCGGGGTGTCGCGTGTCCGCATCCTGTTCACCCACGTCATCCCCGGACTGCGCAACACGTTGATGGTGATGTGGGCGTTCATGTTCGCCGACTTGCTCGTCGCCGAGAGCGCACTGTCGTTCCTCGGCATCGGTGCGCCCCTCGGTGAACCGTCGCTCGGCAACATCCTCGCCGACGGTCGCCAGTACCTGCTCGTCGCACCGCGGATGGTGCTCGTGCCGGCCACGGCGATCGTGCTCGCCGTGACCGCCGCCAACATGATCGGTGACGGCATGGCCGAACGCAGTCGCCGCCAGACGACGAGGGTCGAACGATGA
- a CDS encoding class I SAM-dependent methyltransferase has protein sequence MTRTTSLSDSARVRADARVGFALALRRSWATRLYPLLREQAEADGPATPEQVHDAPVHRWFAWTERNSQKQLWRAVQRRVRLDEADGVDTTSAADLLGSARLDPDLDLPDWYTAVDIHLQPGGVWSTDEAAAVYELGAKLVMLGDNDDYGFHRLFGTTTLDGLSPERIVDVGCGFGKSTWALKQQFPDAEVIGVDLAAPLVTAAQRLTSERGLEVEYRQADARSTGLPDACADIVTSTMLLHEMPPSAIGELMHEAARILKPGGVLRMLDFHPTGDTVRDTVMAGHGERNNEPYMPMLFETDVPALCAAAGLTDARWDAFDERAAGRLDGLEWPDRAEWHFPWAVLSATRPDEATDGG, from the coding sequence ATGACCCGCACCACGTCGCTGTCGGATTCGGCGCGAGTTCGAGCCGACGCACGCGTCGGCTTCGCCCTCGCCCTGCGGCGATCATGGGCGACTCGCCTCTACCCGTTGCTGCGGGAGCAGGCGGAGGCCGACGGACCCGCGACACCCGAGCAGGTGCACGACGCGCCGGTCCACCGCTGGTTCGCGTGGACCGAACGCAACTCGCAGAAGCAGCTGTGGCGGGCGGTCCAACGACGGGTCCGACTCGACGAGGCCGACGGCGTCGACACCACGTCCGCCGCCGACCTGCTCGGTTCGGCACGGCTCGACCCCGACCTCGATCTTCCCGACTGGTACACGGCGGTCGACATCCACCTGCAGCCGGGCGGAGTCTGGTCGACCGACGAGGCGGCTGCGGTCTACGAACTCGGTGCCAAACTCGTGATGCTCGGCGACAACGACGACTACGGCTTCCACCGGCTGTTCGGGACGACCACCCTCGACGGACTGTCGCCCGAGCGCATCGTCGACGTGGGATGCGGCTTCGGGAAGAGCACCTGGGCGCTCAAGCAGCAGTTCCCCGACGCCGAGGTGATCGGCGTCGATCTCGCTGCGCCACTGGTGACCGCAGCCCAGCGCCTGACGTCGGAACGGGGTCTCGAGGTCGAGTACCGCCAAGCCGACGCCCGGTCCACCGGGTTGCCCGACGCATGCGCCGACATCGTCACCTCGACGATGCTGCTCCACGAGATGCCACCGTCGGCGATCGGCGAGCTGATGCACGAGGCGGCCCGCATCCTGAAGCCGGGCGGCGTGCTCAGGATGCTCGACTTCCATCCGACCGGCGACACCGTGCGCGACACGGTCATGGCCGGCCACGGCGAACGGAACAACGAGCCGTACATGCCGATGCTGTTCGAGACCGACGTGCCGGCGTTGTGCGCCGCCGCCGGACTCACCGACGCCCGGTGGGACGCATTCGACGAACGCGCCGCCGGACGGCTCGACGGGCTCGAGTGGCCCGATCGGGCCGAGTGGCACTTCCCGTGGGCCGTCCTGAGCGCCACGCGACCCGACGAAGCGACCGACGGTGGCTGA